Genomic window (Ostrea edulis chromosome 9, xbOstEdul1.1, whole genome shotgun sequence):
CGTCCTTCGGAAACTTCCAGGGAAGCTGGTCGGAGTTccttgaaatgtttttaaatggGCATGGTATCCTTCTGATTTATTGACTTTATAAATTACTCTAGGTATCCTTCAGAATTATTTACTTTGTAGTTATCATATAACGTTATCTTCTGAATTATTTACTTTGTAGTTATCATATAACGTTATCTTCTGAATTATTTACTTTGTAAATTATCTtattctacttttttttttaaagaaaacttcaGGCTTTGAAATGCATTTCCAGATCGGcaattatttcttaaaaatcaatttcttaATCAATCAGTGCACTACTTGAATATATAATGTGTTAGACGGAAAATCCCCAGTGTGAAGTCTCATCCATATAAATTTAGACTAACATGAAATgctacaatttttcaaaattcctaAAAAGCTAAGATTAATTCTATTTTTCTTTATCACGTCACGACAATctttaatattgtttctttCCTCGCAGTTGATCACGGTTCCTGGTTTGACTTTACTAAAGGTTGGTGgagtaagaaagataactccgATGTTCTTATTCTATTTTACGAGGATATGAAAAAGGTTAGAGTTATCGAACTTATTTTGAACTTCACATGTGGatgacatttattaatttaatgcaatttacgCCCATATCAATCTAATTGAAAACTTGATCTTTTAATCCGCTCATGTTGATCACAGTAGCGAATATACTAGCGGATCTAACATCAAATCTTAACTACATTGGCCCATACACAACATGACAATCTATGATTGCTGGGTGTTTACTTTTCATTAGGATCTGAAAAGTGAAATTAGGAAGATAAGCGACTTTATCGGTAAAAGCAACGTGACAGAAGAAATGGTGGCGAGGATAGCCGACCACTGCAGCTTTGAGAACATGCGCACTAATCCGATGACAAACCACCACGACGTATATTCCATTGACAGGGAAATTTCGCCATTGTTACGTAAAGGTACATCTATTTAGATGAGCATACATGAAAGTAGTATATTAAAAAACGCGGGATATAAATAttaatgacgtcacaataatgCCAAAATCAGCAAAATATTCCTAGAGAGGATGTTTTAGGCTTGTGGCCTGTTGTCTCAATTTGTATTGAATAAAACATTCGCCTTtgattacaatttgtagagatatcaaatgcaaaaacattggaaatgtaactATTTTTTTACATAACCTACAAATAATTAAcccaaaattcatttaaaatgggaattttatgtACACTCAATATAGATACATGCATGTAGTTATTGGAGTGTTCGAGTGCGCGTGCGTAAAACAAAACATAACGACAAGTCGATTAGTTTGGTATTATATTATATCTGACCATCAAAACTGTTCAGTATACATACACAATGTTAGTAGCTTGATATTAGATTCAATACAAATAAGTTTTGCTTAAAGGTGAAAATTACGCATTCCGGGGGtggggtccccccccccccccccccccccacacacacacacacccacacacacacacacacacacgcttttgaaaaccaaaattaatggtagaaccCCTTTTCAAAAactcctggatccacccctgtaGTGCACTCTTTGTCGTTTCAGGCGTGGTGGGAGACTGGAAAAGCCTCTTCACTGCAGAGCAAGCGGAGTATTTCGATTCTGTGTACAGCGAGAAAATGGAGGGAATCAACGTACCGTTTCAATACTATATATAGAGCATTGTTCAATAAAAATCTATGTAACGATGTTTAGTGTTTAAATTTGATAGAATTTGATTAATGAActatatcatttaatgatatttcagTTATAAGAAATGAGTACTTccaaaaatgtaataaatactattgaataaaagtCAAATAATACCTTGTCAATTCAAATATGATTATTTACTTTACGTGATATCACGTGACAGAAAGGGATGGATACGTTCAGTTAGATGAATATGACATTGTATCGATTACAAACATGTTTTTCCTTTACTAGTAGAATATatgcacgtacatgtacaatatgcgTAACATCACAATTTATATACGCAATGTCATATGTACCTGTCATGATAATCATTCTGAACAATATactattaaaaatatttaatttattttttttttgaaaagttttgtcAAACGCCATAATTTGTTTATACTTGTTTTCATCAAAAGGTCAATTAACCTAAACCAgttttgaaatgtgaaattaatgagttgggttttttttaattaagatTCTAAATTGCTAAATTTCTTAATCATGTTTAGAAGCTtcgtattttattttattttttttaaatttaaaatatcactttttaaaaactcggaAGTTTAGATTAttgaatatgatatttttaaactaaactttttaaaaaaatctcagAAATTTCTTATCCTTCTACACTTTTGATACATCAAGTGTTGCCCGAGttatatagatttatatatacataaagatGATCATAACCGTATAGATATTTGAAATACGTGAATTTTAACATTTATTGAAAACAGAAAATTTTCAGATCGAGGATGCGTTTGACAACATGTTACACGAATTTAGTAATGTAATCCCGAAGATCAATTAAATTTTTGTAAGTGGACTGAATCACATCGACAATTCATACTTCTCagtatcttatacatgtaaccAATGGACGTGAAAGAAAGCCCGGACGTCCAATTGCTTCCAATAGCGTTCTGTGCAGCACAATGGAATATTGAAAAGACTTCGATCAACATTAAACGTTCCTTTTTCCACCGAAAGAATGGATTCTTCTCATATTCATTGGACATgttgaaatttgatattttatatgcaACAACTATAGAATACATACATTTCTTTGAcgcacacacacagagagagagagggtgtcGCCTTTCTTGCTTTTGTGTCAAGGTTATTTCAAGGTCGCAAGCTTTTTTCCACCGGAGGACCCTGAAATTCCAATAAGAGCAGGCATAAATTGTATACACAATGGCTGACCCAAAAGTTCGTGGAATTCCtctataacttttttttttcaatagatATGATTCAAAATTATACttgataatatttaaaaattttgaatttatgtaCAGTTATCAAAGAACCAATGTTGTAAACGGCGGGAGAAGAGatgctttgaaaaatttatattcTGTGCCTGATTTATTGTTTATCATGACATCATTAGAAAACATTCAAAATCCATCAGTTATTTTTAAAGGTTGTGAAAATCTTGGGAACACCCCGACTCATAAATTGACGACACAAGCAGGATGAAAACGTAATTATGAACTCGTGTTTTTAAAGTGGCACaagaaaatatgataaaagatCTGGTTGGCAGATTGGTAGATGTGTACATGTACGGTGTCCTTTCCTTGCTAAAAAGAGTGACGACATTAATAGACTTGGACCGCCGGAGGAATGTGCGGAAAATTGCTGCCGAAATTTGAAGCTCATGTGAAACGGCGAAGcgcattttgaaaattgatctgaatttgaagaaaaatagtTAAAAATAAATGCCTAGAGTCTTTTCTAAGGCAGATATGGAGAAGAAAATCCAGTGTTCTACGACAAAGCAGCCGAATTTAACGTCACGTCAAATACTCCCAGATTTTACGACAATATAGGTGAATGTGACGCGACATTTGTAACGTAAAACGTCAAAGACCCCCGCatttacaacatacatgtaccattttcAAACTATTTGTCTGACTTAAAAGTGTAACCATAACGTTATAAAATTTTCTAGTCATATTAGATAACTTCTCTAGTTCATAGCTGCATGATTGTACAAATATTGTCATTGCTATAGTAGTATAaaattctagaaaaaaaaatcaccgaACTT
Coding sequences:
- the LOC125660134 gene encoding sulfotransferase 1B1-like, with amino-acid sequence MEKCRHVLPGEHIYKGRLFFGYTPPEVLDAVLDFEVRDDDIFIVTYPKAGTTWLQEVAWLIVNDGNVGKAKGQQVYFRSPFLEFKDLVLNEVGLEIAESLTSPRVIKTHLPVDLVPSRMFQTKCKKLVLFRNPKDLCVSYFHFYRSSSSFGNFQGSWSEFLEMFLNGHVDHGSWFDFTKGWWSKKDNSDVLILFYEDMKKDLKSEIRKISDFIGKSNVTEEMVARIADHCSFENMRTNPMTNHHDVYSIDREISPLLRKGVVGDWKSLFTAEQAEYFDSVYSEKMEGINVPFQYYI